A genomic stretch from Vanrija pseudolonga chromosome 6, complete sequence includes:
- the Recql5 gene encoding ATP-dependent DNA helicase Q5: MEDDGEVSVSAVFPLPSATPAPTSTYPCQVGSQYEANNFKPRKFSRVPSATESHAALRRTLQKYWGHSDFRGPQLEICAYALRGCDLLVVAPTGLGKSVCFQVPAVTIEYGITIVVSPLLALMRDQVSSLQQKGIDAVQLNEKTSMEDVKEVKRQLSMGHPRLRLLYVTPETLFSAKYQAEFDLAYHQRQIVRLVVDEAHVIDEWGSSFRPTYRRLGEFRLRYPTVPITALTASATSAVRKDLLTILNMPQTQEQGLAQWVEPFNRKNLFYEIRYYGGGGNGNKFNLIAADLSKLILGFVPEAKSINDRHRVTMPCISGLVYCRYTADCEDIAAHLNERGIKAKPFYASLPLSKREETLDDWKAGKVECIVATIAFGMGVDQAHVRYVVHYDMPKSFEGYYQETGRAGRDGHMSRCVLYYSREDASRLRGLIDSEASRSKRDGHDQMTVDRNKLRMVNSFKALQMYAEATGLCRHIAICRYFGERLDDVTPEIKAKYCNGLCDVCANRASVFQRSWCLTESIDVASPIVAPAPLEAPVSSLSLDTARHNTLAAWHGPTAQPTVGPPPADSSVDLPVDHDAMEQLWMMDEPQSSFLATTETPCPRSRRVGLRPMAAPANLVNQVPTPSRVQTIDQVAENGLSGAIAVYGEQRSPGHAERKRKERERTFKGVKPATPGGPSSFYNVSAPPKRAKVASDFKVPSMTPRVPAGQGHGQELDRTLGLQKLQEALKASFAEGTLADQVLAYWGREETGERRIKLIRKVARELEVGLAKGATEAIYVARLDETCESLKLVRARRGVQLLVEDKLATSSDARVERLRRIEACFRAI; this comes from the exons atggaggacgacggcgaggtgtcCGTCTCGGCGGTCTTCCCCCTGCCGTCAGCGACACCAGCTCCTACCAGCACGTACCCGTGCCAGGTGGGAAGTCAG TACGAGGCGAACAACTTTAAACCAAGGAAGTTCAGTCGCGTCCCTTCTGCGACGGAGAGCCATGCGGCTCTCAGGCGCACCCTCCAGAAGT ACTGGGGCCATAGCGACTTTCGCGGGCCTCAGCTTGAGATCTGTGCCTACGCGCTCCGAGGCTGTGATCTACTGGTAGTAGCCCCCACCGGTCTCGGGAAATC CGTGTGCTTCCAGGTCCCGGCAGTCACCATAGAGTACGGTATCACGATTGTGGTCTCACCTCTACTCG CTCTAATGCGAGATCAAGTTTCAAGCCTTCAGCAGAAGGGCATCGACGCCGTTCAATTGAACGAGAAGACGAGCATGGAGGACGTCAAAGAG GTCAAGCGACAACTGAGCATGGGGCACCCTCGTCTCCGACTCCTCTATGTCACACCGGAGACCCTCTTCAGTGCAAAGTACCAGGCGGAGTTTGACCTGGCGTATCATCAACGTCAGATTGTCCGCCTGGTGGTTGATGAGGCCCACGTCATTGAC GAATGGGGCTCATCATTTCGTCCT ACGTACCGCCGACTCGGGGAATTCCGCCTACGGTACCCCACCGTCCCCATCACC GCGCTAACCGCgtccgcgacgagcgccgtcCGCAAGGACTTGCTTACGATCTTGAACATGCCACAGACCCAAGAGCAAGGCCTCGCTCAGTGGGTCGAGCCGTTCAACAGGAAGAACCTGTTCTACGAG ATTCGCTATtacggcggtggtggcaaCGGTAACAAGTTCAACCTCATTGCCGCAGACCTTTCAAAGCTCATCCTCGGCTTCGTACCCGAAGCCAAATCGATCAATGATCGCCATCGGGTCACAATGCCGTGCATCTCTGGTCTTGTATACTGCCGTTACACCGCAGAC TGCGAGGACATTGCAGCGCACCTGAATGAGCGCGGCATAAAGGCCAAACCGTTCTATGCCTCCCTGCCCTTGTCAAAGCGGGAGGAAACTCTTGACGACTGGAAAGCGGGCAAGGTAGAGTGTATTGTTGCGACAATCGCCTTCGGGATG GGCGTTGATCAAGCTCACGTGCGCTATGTCGTCCACTATGATATGCCCAAATCATTTGAAGGCTACTACCAAGAAacaggtcgagcaggccgagacGGCCAC ATGTCGCGATGCGTCCTCTACTACT CTCGAGAAGATGCCTCCCGACTCCGCGGCCTCATTGACTCTGAGGCCAGTCGCTCTAAGAGAGACGGCCATGACCAAATGACAGTCGACCGGAATAAGCTGCGGATGGTCAATAGTTTCAAGGCG TTGCAGATGTATGCTGAGGCAACGGGTCTTTGTCGCCACATCGCTATTTGCCGGTACttcggcgagcgcctcgacgacgttaCGCCGGAGATCAAGGCGAAGTACTGTAATGGCTTGTGTGAT GTCTGCGCCAACCGAGCCAGCGTCTTTCAACGCTCTTGGTGCTTGACCGAGAGCATTGACGTGGCCTCGCCCATTgtcgcgccagcgccatTGGAGGCACCAgtgtcgagcttgtcccTTGACACTGCGCGCCATAACACGCTCGCAGCGTGGCACGGCCCCACTGCTCAGCCGACCGTGGGGCCACCACCGGCCGACTCCAGTGTAGACCTCCCTGTCGACCACGACGCAATGGAGCAGTTGTGGATGATGGACGAGCCCCAGAGCTCGTTCCTCGCTACAACTGAAACTCCTTGCCCGCGGTCTCGGAGGGTGGGCCTCCGCCCAATGGCCGCACCTGCAAACTTGGTCAACCAGGTCCCCACCCCGTCTCGGGTGCAGACCATTGACCAAGTTGCAGAGAATGGACTGAGCGGTGCCATTGCCGTGTATGGGGAGCAGCGTAGCCCTGGGCATGCTGAGAGGAAACGCAAGGAGCGGGAGCGAACCTTCAAGGGCGTCAAGCCAGCTACCCCGGGCGGCCCGAGTTCATTCTATAATG TTTCGGCACCGCCAAAGCGGGCCAAGGTAGCATCTGACTTCAAAGTTCCGTCGATGACGCCACGCGTGCCAGCTGGTCAGGGCCATGGC CAGGAGCTCGACAGGACGTTGGGCCTGCAGAAGCTCCAGGAGGCTTTGAAGGCGTCGTTCGCTGAAGGGACACTTGCGGACCAAGTCTTGGCGTACTGGGGCAGGGAGGAGACTGGGGAGCGCCG GATCAAGTTGATCCGGAAGGTGGCACGCGAACTTGAGGTTGGACTGGCGAAAGGGGCGACCGAAGCCATCTATG TTGCCAGACTTGACGAGACGTGCGAGTCACTCAAGCTTGTtcgcgcccgacgcggcgtccAGCTCCTGGTGGAGGACAAGCTCGCAACATCAAGCGACGCCCGTGTAGAGCGACTCCGGAGAATAGAGGCGTGCTTCCGCGCCATCTAG